A genome region from Dickeya chrysanthemi NCPPB 402 includes the following:
- a CDS encoding aldo/keto reductase — MIKQVKFPSGETVPAIGQGTWFMGESAQRKGSEVRALQAGIDLGMTLIDTAEMYADGGAEDVVGEAIRGRRERVYLVSKVYPHNAGGERAIAACERSLKRLQTDYIDLYLLHWRGGIPLVDTIAAMERLQQSGKIRRWGVSNLDTDDMAELWSYRGGEQCQTNQVLYHLGSRGIEYDLLPWCQQRQLPVMAYCPLAQAGQLRYDLLTHPAVVQVAQQQALTPAQVLLAWVIRQSGVIAIPKASTLAHVTENAAALEVTLSPEHLAILDAAYPAPHRKQPLDVV, encoded by the coding sequence ATGATCAAGCAGGTAAAGTTCCCGAGTGGAGAAACGGTCCCCGCGATTGGACAGGGGACCTGGTTTATGGGCGAAAGCGCTCAACGAAAGGGCAGCGAAGTCAGGGCGTTACAGGCTGGTATCGATCTGGGCATGACGCTGATTGATACCGCGGAGATGTATGCTGACGGCGGTGCGGAAGACGTTGTGGGGGAAGCGATTCGCGGTCGCCGCGAGCGAGTCTATCTGGTCTCTAAGGTGTATCCGCATAATGCGGGCGGAGAGCGGGCGATTGCCGCCTGCGAGCGTAGCCTGAAACGCCTGCAAACCGATTATATCGATCTGTATTTGTTGCACTGGCGTGGCGGTATTCCGCTGGTCGATACCATCGCTGCGATGGAGAGACTGCAACAGTCCGGTAAAATTAGGCGCTGGGGCGTATCCAATCTGGATACCGATGATATGGCGGAGCTGTGGTCATATCGGGGAGGCGAACAGTGTCAGACCAACCAGGTGCTGTATCATTTGGGTTCACGAGGCATTGAGTATGATTTGTTGCCCTGGTGTCAGCAGCGGCAACTGCCCGTGATGGCGTATTGTCCGTTGGCTCAGGCCGGGCAACTGCGTTACGACCTGCTCACACACCCGGCGGTCGTGCAGGTGGCGCAACAACAGGCACTGACGCCGGCACAGGTGCTGTTGGCTTGGGTAATTCGCCAGTCTGGCGTTATTGCTATTCCGAAAGCCAGCACACTGGCGCATGTCACAGAGAATGCCGCGGCACTTGAGGTGACGTTGTCACCTGAGCATCTTGCCATTCTGGATGCGGCGTATCCTGCGCCACATCGCAAACAACCGTTGGATGTGGTGTAG
- a CDS encoding D-hexose-6-phosphate mutarotase: MNDKIYSLPIDNAITTHLSQRQLDQLPVIVVDHPQVRAAVALQGAHLLSWQPTGEQPVLWLSDNTPFENGVAIRGGVPICFPWFGPAAQPNHGFGRLLAWEFTSHSEDANGVTLAFTLRDSEQTRASWPHAFTVLARFHFSAEECRMELECHGDYSITSALHTYFQIGDISKIRISGLGNTFIDKVNDGKTDTQQGDLTFTTRTDRIYTQPAPVSLIEDPVLKRTIEVHHAHHSDVVAWNPGAELSRTISDMTDDGYQTFVCVETARVTQPFIATTQAPAQLTTTLRLRK; encoded by the coding sequence ATGAACGATAAAATTTATTCACTTCCCATCGATAATGCGATCACCACACATCTGAGCCAACGCCAACTGGATCAACTACCGGTTATTGTGGTGGATCATCCACAGGTTCGCGCTGCCGTTGCACTACAGGGGGCGCATCTGCTCAGTTGGCAGCCCACAGGCGAACAGCCGGTACTCTGGCTAAGCGATAACACACCATTCGAAAACGGCGTGGCTATTCGTGGCGGCGTACCGATTTGCTTCCCCTGGTTCGGCCCGGCGGCACAGCCCAACCACGGCTTTGGCCGCCTGCTGGCATGGGAGTTCACCTCTCACAGTGAAGATGCAAATGGCGTAACCCTCGCCTTCACATTGCGTGACTCCGAGCAGACTCGCGCCAGTTGGCCGCATGCCTTTACCGTTCTTGCACGCTTCCATTTCAGTGCCGAGGAATGCCGTATGGAACTCGAATGCCACGGCGACTACAGCATCACCAGCGCGCTGCACACCTATTTCCAGATTGGCGACATCAGCAAAATTCGTATCAGCGGGCTGGGCAATACCTTTATCGACAAGGTTAACGATGGCAAAACCGATACCCAACAGGGTGATCTGACCTTCACTACACGTACTGATCGTATTTACACCCAACCGGCACCAGTCAGCCTGATTGAAGACCCGGTACTGAAACGCACCATTGAAGTGCACCACGCTCATCACAGCGATGTGGTGGCCTGGAATCCGGGCGCAGAACTGTCGCGCACCATCAGCGACATGACGGATGACGGCTACCAGACGTTTGTTTGTGTTGAAACCGCGCGCGTTACTCAGCCGTTCATAGCAACCACACAGGCGCCGGCACAGTTGACTACAACGCTTCGCCTGCGCAAATAA